One window from the genome of Drosophila albomicans strain 15112-1751.03 chromosome 2L, ASM965048v2, whole genome shotgun sequence encodes:
- the LOC117563339 gene encoding probable basic-leucine zipper transcription factor Q isoform X1 yields MEFVYRPTKYEVEIMWSQVVTSYGMNHFSDQEWQEIFVDFCKCLTCDTDPYIGMDKVGEMANDLMSSGAQYAVTPRPLLRSATSVGPFSCNPPTQPQYVSWREQRMANHSVCMTSQPMQQRRYPSVRHESVLLNTPSAYEAMQFKPTVSNAEFFKKPASLPERQIPPVSQQKAQRQALHPQQRYQSAQQLQQQQQHQKLQQQLSLRQQQKQQQLANPTQQKTAHATPAYFNQPSPKKPRMDSYQQGMTSSQLSEVDRRNSVNFGPKSDGGKMTKILNDVNLSTSTYGAQPDPLEDWLKNYPDKTASELTTHVGDTDKFFDNLPSLSTLLEPTPSLGNPVVIEKPASIAGVGAIAVDVDNSGNDKKKSKKKKSKQSKN; encoded by the exons atggaaTTTGTTTATAGACCAACGAAATATGAAGTTGAGATAATGTGGAGCCAAGTGGTTACTTCGTATGGCATGAATCATTTCAGTGACCAGGAATGGCAGGAAATCTTTGTAGATTTCTGCAAATGCCTCACATGCGATACAGATCCCTACATTGGCATGGACAAG GTGGGTGAAATGGCCAATGATCTCATGAGTTCGGGAGCACAATATGCAGTTACCCCACGACCGCTGCTGCGCTCGGCAACATCAGTTGGACCATTTTCTTGCAATCCACCAACGCAGCCGCAATATGTCAGTTGGCGTGAGCAGCGAATGGCAAATCATTCCGTATGCATGACCTCACAGCCAATGCAACAACGG CGTTATCCTTCGGTGCGCCATGAGAGCGTGCTACTTAACACGCCAAGTGCTTATGAGGCGATGCAATTTAAGCCCACCGTATCGAATGCTGAATTTTTTAAGAAACCGGCTTCATTGCCGGAGCGGCAAATTCCACCAGTATCACAACAAAAAGCACAGCGACAAGCACTACATCCACAACAACGCTATCAAAGTGCACAGCAacttcagcagcaacaacaacatcagaaattacagcaacagctttcgctgcgccagcaacaaaagcaacagcaattggcaAATCcgacacaacaaaaaaccgCTCATGCAACTCCTGCATACTTTAATCAACCGTCGCCCAAAAAGCCCCGCATGGATTCATACCAa CAGGGCATGACCAGCAGTCAGCTTAGTGAGGTGGATCGTCGTAATAGCGTAAACTTTGGACCGAAATCTGATGGAGGTAAAATGACCAAGATTCTAAATGATGTAAATCTTTCCACATCAACGTATGGAGCTCAGCCAGATCCTCTTGAGGATTGGCTGAAGAATTATCCTGATAAAACCGCCAGCGAGTTGACCACCCATGTTGGAGATACCGATAAGTTTTTTGATAACTTGCCCAGTTTATCAACATTGTTGGAGCCAACACCATCGCTCGGAAATCCAGTGGTGATTGAAAAACCGGCTTCAATTGCTGGCGTTGGtgctattgctgttgatgtGGATAATTCGGGCAATGACAAGAAGAAATCTAAAAAGAAGAAGTCCAAGCAgtcgaaaaattaa
- the LOC117563339 gene encoding probable basic-leucine zipper transcription factor Q isoform X2, whose amino-acid sequence MEFVYRPTKYEVEIMWSQVVTSYGMNHFSDQEWQEIFVDFCKCLTCDTDPYIGMDKVGEMANDLMSSGAQYAVTPRPLLRSATSVGPFSCNPPTQPQYVSWREQRMANHSVCMTSQPMQQRRYPSVRHESVLLNTPSAYEAMQFKPTVSNAEFFKKPASLPERQIPPVSQQKAQRQALHPQQRYQSAQQLQQQQQHQKLQQQLSLRQQQKQQQLANPTQQKTAHATPAYFNQPSPKKPRMDSYQGMTSSQLSEVDRRNSVNFGPKSDGGKMTKILNDVNLSTSTYGAQPDPLEDWLKNYPDKTASELTTHVGDTDKFFDNLPSLSTLLEPTPSLGNPVVIEKPASIAGVGAIAVDVDNSGNDKKKSKKKKSKQSKN is encoded by the exons atggaaTTTGTTTATAGACCAACGAAATATGAAGTTGAGATAATGTGGAGCCAAGTGGTTACTTCGTATGGCATGAATCATTTCAGTGACCAGGAATGGCAGGAAATCTTTGTAGATTTCTGCAAATGCCTCACATGCGATACAGATCCCTACATTGGCATGGACAAG GTGGGTGAAATGGCCAATGATCTCATGAGTTCGGGAGCACAATATGCAGTTACCCCACGACCGCTGCTGCGCTCGGCAACATCAGTTGGACCATTTTCTTGCAATCCACCAACGCAGCCGCAATATGTCAGTTGGCGTGAGCAGCGAATGGCAAATCATTCCGTATGCATGACCTCACAGCCAATGCAACAACGG CGTTATCCTTCGGTGCGCCATGAGAGCGTGCTACTTAACACGCCAAGTGCTTATGAGGCGATGCAATTTAAGCCCACCGTATCGAATGCTGAATTTTTTAAGAAACCGGCTTCATTGCCGGAGCGGCAAATTCCACCAGTATCACAACAAAAAGCACAGCGACAAGCACTACATCCACAACAACGCTATCAAAGTGCACAGCAacttcagcagcaacaacaacatcagaaattacagcaacagctttcgctgcgccagcaacaaaagcaacagcaattggcaAATCcgacacaacaaaaaaccgCTCATGCAACTCCTGCATACTTTAATCAACCGTCGCCCAAAAAGCCCCGCATGGATTCATACCAa GGCATGACCAGCAGTCAGCTTAGTGAGGTGGATCGTCGTAATAGCGTAAACTTTGGACCGAAATCTGATGGAGGTAAAATGACCAAGATTCTAAATGATGTAAATCTTTCCACATCAACGTATGGAGCTCAGCCAGATCCTCTTGAGGATTGGCTGAAGAATTATCCTGATAAAACCGCCAGCGAGTTGACCACCCATGTTGGAGATACCGATAAGTTTTTTGATAACTTGCCCAGTTTATCAACATTGTTGGAGCCAACACCATCGCTCGGAAATCCAGTGGTGATTGAAAAACCGGCTTCAATTGCTGGCGTTGGtgctattgctgttgatgtGGATAATTCGGGCAATGACAAGAAGAAATCTAAAAAGAAGAAGTCCAAGCAgtcgaaaaattaa